One genomic window of Solanum stenotomum isolate F172 chromosome 9, ASM1918654v1, whole genome shotgun sequence includes the following:
- the LOC125877774 gene encoding uncharacterized protein LOC125877774 — protein MGALAPVFHWIPEDDLLLKNAIEAGASLESLAKGAVQFSQRFTVQELQDRWHALLYDTVVSAEASALMIELDRSASTLKCNRFENARESKNSVVLKRKTESIRSSYYAMRKRIRNNPFDSMDMNFLGGAGDNDEPQSMDCAFMDSIRDAFGNQQSNFDIIQNCISEHGRDDSIWANDCVTASPGFPIGLLNHKGDVPLSSFNVTENFPDAVEESVALAERQSTVGELGELPVCGLFEAEDLESNFPMRDQCDDNVRHSSRFESQVLNSPVPDCDLTFHDLGYSPTAPDMPDWSTIGDISVPALPDFEEKQNIQDTFVVPMDGNSNKMDASEYDVVSSNSNLRDHMSCDELRNSIPSTDDYIAGLSASLLDFTEEDELLFNDPDGNDTIDKSYYDGLSSLLLDCPDGVGDLTVKSVSEASNAPDEGLTILDGCPNECGDKCVYNYSDKPPGSNSDFQMLSSALTVNPAFPEMRGGVICCVLSTEDPDVPSNDDVFLPVLMPSTSFPSMAHWNYDETYHPLSSSSKDLSNNQKGNDGRAVLKKKEQNCHSEYSNSYQMNEPPSQAEMFSRDHKVKHELPNENNQHVVRRNLQTPDCPRPVISGNLIAVNACQGDFKENTAKDGQGKNLSRTYAADASKCLEKNAICTKEHDTTTILQKNGPTLAETVLRKTTIPEASANNSSSDSEDLLYESDEDIPYFSDVEAVILDMDLSPNGQDMYSSKRAKEYQHEDFIRKIIRLEQADHACKQRKIAARGAFAVLIGFHSKHFIRKPEVLLGRESVDVKVDIDLGREGRDNKISRRQATIKMDMHGLFHLQNIGKYPIHVNGKEVLPKQSLTLTSGSFIEVREVRFIFEINQSQVKRYMEESQSQDMKA, from the exons ATGGGAGCTCTGGCTCCAGTTTTTCATTGGATTCCTGAAGATGACCTTTTGCTTAAAAACGCCATTGAG GCTGGCGCTTCTTTGGAATCACTTGCAAAAGGTGCAGTTCAATTTTCCCAAAGATTTACCGTTCAAGAATTGCAAGATCGGTGGCATGCTCTCCTGTATGATACGGTTGTTTCTGCTGAAGCATCAGCACTCATGATTGAGTTGGACCGCTCTGCATCAACACTGAAATGTAATAGGTTTGAGAATGCAAGGGAAAGTAAAAACTCTGTTGTGTTAAAGAGAAAAACTGAGAGTATCCGTTCAAGTTACTATGCTATGCGTAAGAGGATCCGTAATAACCCATTTGACTCGATGGATATGAACTTTCTTGGCGGAGCTGGTGACAATGACGAGCCTCAGTCAATGGATTGTGCATTTATGGATTCGATAAGAGATGCCTTCGGTAATCAACAATCAAATTTCGACATCATACAAAATTGCATTTCTGAACATGGGCGTGATGATTCCATTTGGGCTAATGATTGTGTAACTGCTTCTCCTGGTTTTCCAATTGGTCTCCTCAATCATAAGGGAGATGTTCCACTTAGCAGCTTTAATGTTACTGAGAACTTTCCAGATGCTGTTGAAGAAAGTGTTGCCCTTGCTGAGAGACAAAGCACTGTTGGGGAATTGGGTGAATTGCCAGTTTGTGGATTATTTGAAGCTGAGGATTTAGAATCTAATTTTCCTATGAGAGATCAATGTGATGACAATGTGAGACACTCTTCTCGATTTGAAAGCCAGGTCTTGAACTCACCAGTTCCAGATTGTGACTTGACATTTCATGATCTTGGTTATTCACCTACTGCACCTGATATGCCAGATTGGAGTACAATTGGAGATATTTCTGTTCCGGCTCTGCCTGATTTTGAGGAAAAGCAGAATATACAGGATACATTTGTAGTTCCTATGGATGGCAATTCGAATAAAATGGATGCATCAGAATACGACGTTGTAAGTTCAAACTCCAACTTGAGAGACCATATGTCATGTGATGAACTGAGAAATTCCATACCTAGTACTGATGACTACATAGCTGGGTTGTCAGCATCTTTGTTGGACTTTACAGAAGAGGACGAACTGCTATTCAATGACCCTGATGGAAATGATACAATTGATAAGTCTTATTATGATGGCTTGAGTTCACTTCTCTTGGATTGTCCTGATGGTGTGGGTGACTTGACTGTCAAAAGTGTATCAGAGGCTTCAAATGCTCCAGACGAAGGGCTTACTATTCTTGATGGTTGTCCCAATGAATGCGGTGACAAATGTGTGTACAATTATAGTGATAAGCCTCCAGGTTCCAATTCAGACTTTCAAATGCTATCCTCCGCATTAACTGTCAATCCGGCTTTTCCTGAAATGCGTGGTGGAGTTATTTGCTGCGTATTAAGCACTGAGGACCCAGATGTTCCTAGCAATGATGATGTTTTTCTTCCTGTTCTAATGCCGTCAACATCATTTCCGTCAATGGCACATTGGAATTATGATGAGACGTATCATCCATTATCCTCGTCGTCGAAAGATTTGTCAAATAATCAGAAGGGCAATGATGGACGAGCTGTCTTGAAGAAAAAGGAGCAAAATTGTCATTCAGAATACAGTAATTCATATCAGATGAATGAACCACCATCACAGGCAGAAATGTTCAGTCGTGATCACAAAGTTAAGCATGAGTTGCCCAATGAGAATAACCAACATGTGGTGCGAAGGAATCTGCAGACTCCTGATTGTCCAAGGCCAGTCATTTCAGGAAACTTAATTGCAGTAAATGCCTGTCAAGgagattttaaagaaaataccGCAAAGGATGGACAGGGTAAAAATCTCAGTCGGACTTATGCTGCTGATGCGTCCAAGTGCTTGGAGAAAAATGCTATTTGCACAAAGGAACATGACACTACCACCATCCTTCAAAAGAATGGACCTACACTTGCTGAAACTGTTCTCAGGAAAACTACAATCCCTGAAGCAAGTGCAAACAATAGTTCATCAGATTCGGAAGATCTTCTTTATGAGAGCGATGAGGACATACCCTACTTTTCTGATGTTGAAGCGGTG ATCCTTGATATGGATTTGAGCCCTAATGGACAGGATATGTATTCCAGTAAGAGAG ccAAAGAGTATCAGCATGAAGATTTTATTAGAAAGATCATCAGGCTAGAGCAGGCTGATCATGCTTGTAAACAGAGAAAGATTGCTGCGCGTGGAGCTTTTGCTGTTTTAATTGGCTTTCACTCAAAGCATTTTATTAGAAAACCAGAG GTGCTGCTGGGAAGAGAATCTGTAGATGTAAAAGTTGACATCGACTTGGGCAGAGAAGGTCGTGATAATAAAATTTCTAGGAGACAG GCAACTATAAAGATGGACATGCATGGACTATTCCATTTGCAGAACATTGGAAAATATCCAATTCATGTGAATGGTAAAGAAGTACTTCCGAAACAAAGTCTAACCCTCACTTCTGGTTCCTTTATTGAG GTGAGAGAAGTTAGGTTCATATTTGAGATTAATCAAAGTCAAGTAAAACGATATATGGAGGAAAGCCAAAGTCAGGATATGAAAGCTTGA